One window of the Microtus ochrogaster isolate Prairie Vole_2 chromosome 10, MicOch1.0, whole genome shotgun sequence genome contains the following:
- the Trim32 gene encoding E3 ubiquitin-protein ligase TRIM32, producing the protein MAAAAAASHLNLDALREVLECPICMESFTEEQLRPKLLHCGHTICRQCLEKLLASSINGVRCPFCSKITRITSLTQLTDNLTVLKIIDTAGLSEAVGLLMCRACGRRLPRQFCRSCGLVLCEPCREADHQPPGHCTLPVKEAAEERRRDFGEKLTRLRELTGELQRRKVALEGVSRDLQARYKAVLQEYGHEERRVQEELARSRKFFTGSLAEVEKSNSQVVEEQSYLLNIAEVQAVSRCDYFLAKIKQADVALLEETADEEEPELTASLPRELTLQDVELLKVGHVGPLQIGQAVKKPRTVNMEDSWAMEGATASAASASVTFREVDMSPEEVVASPRASPAKQRSSEAGSSIQQCLFLKKMGAKGSTPGMFNLPVSLYVTSQSEVLVADRGNYRIQVFNRKGFLKEIRRSPSGIDSFVLSFLGADLPNLTPLSVAMNCHGLIGVTDSYDNSLKVYTLDGHCVACHRSQLSKPWGVTALPSGQFVVTDVEGGKLWCFTVDRGAGVVKYSCLCSAVRPKFVTCDAEGTVYFTQGLGLNVENRQNEHHLEGGFSIGSVGPDGQLGRQISHFFSENEDFRCIAGMCVDARGDLIVADSSRKEILHFPKGGGYSVLIREGLTCPVGIALTPKGQLLVLDCWDHCVKIYSYHLRRYSTP; encoded by the coding sequence ATGGCCGCTGCAGCAGCAGCTTCGCATCTGAACCTGGATGCTCTTCGGGAAGTGCTAGAATGCCCCATCTGCATGGAGTCTTTCACTGAAGAGCAGCTGCGGCCCAAACTGCTGCACTGTGGCCATACCATCTGCCGCCAGTGTCTGGAGAAGCTCCTGGCCAGTAGCATCAACGGCGTCCGCTGTCCCTTTTGCAGCAAGATTACTCGCATCACCAGCCTGACCCAGCTGACGGATAACCTGACCGTGCTGAAGATCATCGACACAGCGGGGCTCAGTGAGGCCGTGGGTCTGCTCATGTGCCGAGCTTGTGGCCGGAGGCTGCCTCGACAGTTCTGCAGAAGCTGTGGGTTGGTGTTGTGTGAGCCCTGCCGGGAGGCAGATCACCAGCCCCCTGGCCACTGTACACTCCCTGTCAAGGAGGCCGCTGAGGAACGGCGGAGGGACTTCGGGGAGAAGTTGACTCGCCTAAGGGAACTTACGGGAGAGCTGCAGAGGCGGAAGGTAGCCTTGGAAGGTGTCTCCAGGGACCTTCAGGCAAGGTATAAGGCTGTTCTTCAAGAGTATGGCCACGAAGAGCGCAGGGTCCAGGAAGAGCTAGCCCGCTCTCGGAAGTTCTTCACAGGGTCTCTGGCCGAGGTTGAGAAGTCCAACAGTCAGGTGGTAGAGGAACAGAGCTACCTGCTCAACATCGCAGAGGTGCAGGCTGTGTCTCGCTGTGACTACTTTCTAGCCAAGATTAAGCAGGCtgatgtagccctgctggaggagACAGCAGACGAGGAGGAGCCGGAGCTCACTGCCAGCCTGCCCCGGGAGCTTACCCTGCAAGATGTGGAGCTCCTTAAAGTAGGGCACGTCGGGCCTCTGCAGATCGGGCAGGCTGTGAAGAAACCCCGGACAGTGAACATGGAAGACTCGTGGGCAATGGAGGGGGCAACAGCATCTGCTGCCTCCGCCTCGGTCACCTTTAGAGAAGTGGACATGAGCCCTGAGGAAGTGGTTGCCAGCCCTAGGGCCTCACCTGCCAAGCAGCGGAGTTCTGAGGCAGGCTCCAGTATCCAGCAGTGTCTCTTTCTCAAGAAGATGGGGGCAAAGGGTAGCACCCCAGGCATGTTCAATCTTCCAGTCAGTCTCTACGTGACCAGTCAGAGTGAGGTGCTGGTCGCTGACCGTGGCAACTATCGCATCCAAGTGTTCAATCGCAAAGGCTTTCTGAAGGAGATCCGCCGCAGCCCCAGCGGCATTGACAGCTTTGTGCTAAGCTTCCTCGGAGCCGATTTGCCCAATCTCACACCTCTCTCAGTGGCCATGAACTGCCATGGGCTGATCGGTGTGACTGACAGCTATGACAACTCCCTTAAAGTCTACACCCTGGATGGCCACTGCGTGGCCTGTCATAGGAGccagctgagcaaaccatggggcgTCACAGCCCTACCGTCTGGCCAGTTTGTGGTGACTGACGTGGAAGGCGGGAAGCTTTGGTGTTTCACGGTGGACCGAGGAGCAGGAGTCGTCAAGTACAGCTGTCTCTGCAGTGCTGTGAGGCCCAAGTTTGTCACCTGTGATGCTGAAGGCACCGTCTACTTCACCCAGGGCTTGGGTCTCAACGTGGAAAACCGGCAGAATGAACACCACCTGGAGGGTGGTTTCTCCATTGGCTCCGTGGGCCCTGACGGGCAGCTGGGCCGGCAGATCAGTCACTTCTTCTCCGAAAATGAGGATTTCCGCTGCATCgctggcatgtgtgtggatgctcgCGGTGACCTCATTGTGGCTGATAGTAGCCGCAAGGAAATTCTCCACTTTCCCAAGGGTGGAGGCTACAGCGTTCTGATTCGAGAGGGTCTTACCTGTCCAGTGGGCATTGCCCTCACGCCTAAGGGGCAGCTGCTGGTCCTGGACTGTTGGGATCACTGCGTCAAGATCTACAGCTACCATCTGAGAAGATATTCCACCCCTTAA